In Osmia bicornis bicornis chromosome 1, iOsmBic2.1, whole genome shotgun sequence, the following proteins share a genomic window:
- the LOC123987811 gene encoding cyclin-L1-like: MRRPGTLPNTGISGHRMEDGSTPLSIAGDNCSSTGVRLHYANHSLRRTPQPSRDNEGHESNLQNGVPGHHHGPPPLPSRHHQSSYPTLPVNGHVTHQHHHFPREKDRASGREKSRDRDAGAQSVHRADKHRDAQMDTRDDSLHMGEIGTYRA; this comes from the coding sequence ATGCGCCGTCCGGGAACGCTGCCCAACACCGGCATCTCCGGGCACCGTATGGAGGACGGCTCCACGCCGCTGAGCATCGCGGGCGATAATTGCTCTTCCACCGGCGTCAGACTACACTATGCGAACCATTCCTTGCGCCGAACCCCTCAGCCCTCCCGGGACAACGAGGGCCACGAGTCGAATCTGCAAAATGGGGTACCAGGACACCATCACGGACCCCCGCCTCTACCCTCCAGACACCACCAGTCCTCTTACCCCACTCTGCCCGTAAACGGCCACGTGACACATCAGCATCATCATTTTCCCCGCGAGAAGGACAGGGCATCGGGTCGGGAGAAGAGCCGTGACCGAGACGCCGGCGCTCAATCCGTCCATCGGGCCGACAAACACCGAGACGCCCAGATGGACACCCGCGATGATAGCCTGCACATGGGCGAAATTGGAACGTACAGAGCGTAA
- the LOC114871888 gene encoding endocuticle structural glycoprotein SgAbd-1-like, whose amino-acid sequence MFTIKALVAVVLCTTGTLAAPQRAPSGSDKDAVITSQQLEVNFDGNYVNNFETSNGISHQESGQPKQVDNETPVVSQGSDSYTAPDGQQVSITYVADENGFQVQGSHIPTAPPIPPEIQRALEWNAAHPEEDDGGQPRQPARG is encoded by the exons ATGTTCACTATTAAG GCGTTAGTGGCGGTCGTACTTTGTACGACAGGGACATTAGCAGCCCCTCAAAGAGCCCCCAGTGGCTCTGACAAAGATGCGGTGATCACATCTCAACAGCTGGAGGTCAACTTTGATGGCAACTATGTCAATAA TTTCGAGACCAGTAATGGAATAAGTCACCAAGAATCAGGCCAGCCTAAACAGGTAGACAACGAGACACCAGTGGTGTCGCAGGGTTCTGACTCTTACACGGCACCGGATGGTCAACAAGTTAGTATTACATATGTGGCAGACGAAAATGGCTTCCAAGTGCAAGGTTCTCACATCCCTACGGCACCACCGATACCACCAGAAATCCAAAGGGCGCTCGAATGGAACGCAGCTCATCCTGAAGAGGACGACGGTGGTCAACCACGACAACCTGCCCGAG GTTAA
- the LOC114871837 gene encoding endocuticle structural glycoprotein SgAbd-2-like translates to MYLHLIFLFNLLIMVLAADKPIAIVSQSQDISPDGSFSTKWESANGIAFQEEGFLKNPGQKDTEAEEVRGSASWTAPDGTKLNLDWLANENGATFQGAHLPTPPPTQPIPVLIQRALDWIASHPYKEERNRL, encoded by the coding sequence ATGTATCTCCACCTAATATTCCTCTTCAACCTCTTAATCATGGTGTTAGCTGCGGACAAGCCGATCGCCATTGTGAGTCAAAGCCAGGACATAAGTCCAGACGGTAGCTTCTCAACAAAATGGGAAAGTGCGAATGGTATCGCTTTCCAAGAGGAAGGTTTCCTTAAAAATCCTGGCCAAAAGGATACGGAAGCAGAAGAAGTTCGAGGTTCAGCTTCCTGGACAGCTCCAGACGGCACGAAACTTAACCTAGATTGGCTAGCAAATGAAAATGGTGCCACATTTCAAGGTGCCCATCTTCCGACACCACCACCGACCCAACCAATACCTGTTCTCATTCAACGAGCATTAGACTGGATAGCCAGTCATCCTTATAAAGAAGAGAGGAATAGATTGTAG
- the LOC114871904 gene encoding endocuticle structural glycoprotein SgAbd-8-like: MTIESHRFYLFFYLVGYLCHSFGRRVPCASSSGTHDVAFRGYIYDSAAGLDKHLPISDYCCTMFTLLVAVIALASCVSAAPADDVIPIVSQSQEGPNPDGSYKWNYEAGNGIKAQEEGHVENAGQENEAMNAQGAFSYPSDDGQQISLTYVANADGFQPQGAHLPTTPEIPPLIQKALEWIAANPSKEDQNQV; the protein is encoded by the exons ATGACAATTGA GTCTCACCGATTCTATCTCTTCTTCTATCTTGTTGGTTATCTTTGTCACTCATTTGGTCGTCGTGTCCCATGTGCGTCCTCTTCAGGAACACACGATGTTGCCTTCAGGGGGTATATATACGACAGCGCTGCGGGGCTTGATAAACACTTGCCCATCAGCGATTACTGTTGCACCATGTTCACGTTACTG GTAGCCGTGATCGCCTTGGCAAGCTGCGTGTCAGCCGCGCCTGCTGACGACGTGATCCCCATCGTCAGCCAAAGCCAAGAAGGACCCAACCCAGATGGTTCCTACAAATGGAATTACGAAGCCGGAAACGGTATCAAAGCCCAAGAAGAAGGTCACGTGGAGAACGCAGGCCAAGAAAACGAAGCCATGAACGCACAGGGTGCCTTCAGTTACCCAAGTGACGATGGTCAACAAATTTCTTTGACTTACGTCGCGAATGCTGATGGTTTCCAACCTCAGGGTGCCCATCTACCAACCACGCCCGAAATTCCTCCGCTTATTCAAAAAGCACTGGAATGGATAGCAGCGAATCCTAGTAAAGAAGATCAAAATCAGGTTTAA
- the LOC114871887 gene encoding mitochondrial fission 1 protein, translating to MEDVLEEVVSSEDLKKFERVYHEQLRSSFVTQKAQFEYAWCLVRSKYPADIRKGIILLEDLYCNHDDSNKRDCLYYLAIGNARIKEYSKALTYVRSFLQVEPQNRQVQHLETLIKKKMEKEGLYGMAIAGGVIIGVASILGLSFAMFKNNIYIYIYIRKMTFRSVLIT from the exons ATGGAGGATGTATTGGAAGAAGTTGTTTCTTCTGAAGATTTAAAG AAATTTGAACGAGTATACCATGAGCAATTACGTTCATCATTTGTAACCCAGAAAGCACAGTTTGAATATGCCTGGTGTCTTGTCAGAAGTAAATACCCTGCAGACATTCGAAAAGGAATAATTCTATTGGAAGATTTGTATTGCAATCATGATGATAGTAATAAACGAGACTGTCTTTACTATTTAGCGATTGGAAATGCTAGAATAAAG GAATATTCAAAAGCCTTAACGTATGTTAGATCATTTCTTCAGGTCGAACCCCAAAATCGACAAGTACAACATTTAGAAACACTGATcaagaagaaaatggaaaaag aGGGTCTGTATGGTATGGCCATTGCAGGAGGAGTTATTATTGGTGTTGCAAGTATCCTAGGTCTCAGCTTCGCGATG ttcaagaataatatatatatatatatatatataaggaAAATGACATTCCGTAGTGTTTTGATTACGTAA
- the LOC114871886 gene encoding dTTP/UTP pyrophosphatase, with translation MLEPTIEALTACRVILASGSPRRHEIIQKLGIKAEVVPSLYDENLDRSSYKNHGEYIQDLAKYKVQEVYNRLKKDLISPFLIIGADTMVTMGNLIYGKPKNESHAFEMLSSLANKEHIVITGVCLKTLNTEVKYYNSTKVKFGDLSEAQIRTYIKSGECLDKAGGYGVQGMGGCLIEKVDGDVYTVMGMPLYSLAKHLNNIFSTV, from the exons ATGTTAGAGCCAACAATAGAAGCTTTAACAGCATGTAGAGTAATATTAGCCAGTGGGTCTCCTAGACGCCatgaaattatacaaaaattg GGTATAAAGGCAGAAGTAGTACCTTCACTGTATGATGAAAACTTAGACAGATCATCATACAAAAACCATGGAGAATATATCCAAGACCTAGCAAAGTACAAAGTACAAGAAGTATACAATAGATTGAAAAAAGATCTTATATCACCATTTCTAATAATTGGTGCAGATACCATGGTTACAATGGGCAATCTCATTTATGGCAAACCAAAAAATGAGTCGCATGCATTTGAAATGTTATCAAG TTTAGCAAATAAGGAACATATTGTCATCACAGGAGTATGTTTAAAAACATTAAATACAGAGGTGAAGTATTATAATTCTACAAAAGTGAAATTTGGAGACTTATCAGAGGCACAAATAAGGACATACATAAAATCAGGAGAATGTTT AGATAAAGCTGGAGGATATGGTGTACAGGGAATGGGTGGCTGTTTAATTGAAAAAGTAGATGGAGATGTCTATACTGTAATGGGAATGCCATTATATTCATTAGCAAaacatttaaataacattttctcTACGGTATAA